From Verrucomicrobiota bacterium JB022, one genomic window encodes:
- a CDS encoding type I restriction-modification enzyme R subunit C-terminal domain-containing protein — AIRPDPRWRQANAPAHAPRYPNHNKFPENRAGDAAAAASHVTCYCLNVWSKRFFSRVLDEHGKLITEDFRIHLKEQIRSVLKREFASMDDFLKRWTEAERKQAVLAELQEQGLPLEVLAQAVPKGEELDPFDLVAHIAFDQPPLSRRERANIVRKRNYFTKYGDEARAVLEALLEKYADHGIRDIEDPKILELPPFSDLGTKTHIRRAIFGGNEAWTRALTDLEQALYSQDLA; from the coding sequence CAGCGATACGCCCAGATCCACGCTGGCGGCAGGCTAACGCCCCCGCCCACGCCCCGCGCTACCCAAATCACAACAAATTTCCCGAAAATAGGGCCGGCGATGCTGCGGCAGCTGCATCGCACGTTACTTGTTACTGCCTCAACGTCTGGTCAAAGCGCTTTTTCAGCAGGGTGCTAGACGAGCATGGTAAGCTCATTACAGAAGACTTTCGTATCCATCTTAAGGAGCAAATCCGCAGTGTGCTCAAGAGGGAGTTTGCCTCCATGGATGATTTCCTCAAGCGCTGGACCGAAGCGGAGCGTAAGCAGGCTGTCCTCGCCGAACTACAAGAGCAAGGACTACCGTTAGAGGTTTTGGCGCAGGCAGTTCCCAAGGGCGAGGAGCTGGACCCATTTGATCTCGTGGCGCACATTGCCTTCGATCAGCCGCCATTGAGCCGTCGCGAGCGGGCCAACATTGTGCGCAAACGCAACTATTTCACGAAATATGGGGATGAAGCCCGAGCAGTGCTGGAAGCGTTGCTCGAAAAATATGCGGACCACGGAATCAGGGATATCGAAGATCCCAAAATTCTCGAATTGCCACCTTTCAGCGATTTGGGCACCAAAACACACATCCGTCGCGCCATCTTCGGTGGTAATGAAGCCTGGACACGCGCCCTTACGGACCTAGAACAAGCCCTTTATAGTCAAGATCTTGCTTAG
- a CDS encoding IS5 family transposase yields the protein MRGKVSRQLDAVALINLESLIPAKHPIRRIKQLVDAVLVELEDEFEQMYAELGRPSIPPERLLKAKVLCALYSVRSDRQFCERLRYDLLFQWFLDLNPSEGSFNASTFSKNADRLLHHHASELFLLEVVELARSHDWISDEHFSVDGTLIEAWASMKSFRPKDEKDDEGRGCGGGFADFKGEKRSNQTHESKSDQEAKLLKKSAGSAAKLCFGAHAVMENRHGLCVLFDVRSAVGKGCTEHEVALEQLDELTMRGFDPRTVGADRGYHNQQFVRACREREIAPHVAQVKGRRTSGLDGRTTRHAGYRVSQRIRKRIENLFGWIKTTGAFRKTRYRGVERTHFQAQLVAVTCNLVRMAKLLTDSTSDPPRSTLAAG from the coding sequence ATGCGCGGTAAGGTATCGAGACAGCTGGATGCGGTGGCGTTGATCAACCTGGAATCGCTGATTCCGGCGAAGCACCCGATTCGCCGGATCAAGCAGCTGGTGGACGCGGTTTTGGTGGAGCTGGAGGATGAGTTCGAGCAGATGTACGCGGAGCTGGGGCGCCCATCGATTCCGCCGGAGCGGCTGTTGAAGGCGAAGGTGTTGTGCGCGCTTTACAGTGTGCGCAGCGACCGCCAGTTCTGCGAGCGCCTGCGTTACGACCTGCTGTTCCAGTGGTTTTTGGACCTCAACCCGAGCGAGGGTAGTTTCAACGCGTCGACCTTCTCGAAGAATGCGGATCGACTGCTGCATCACCATGCCTCGGAGCTGTTTTTGCTGGAAGTGGTGGAGCTGGCGCGCTCGCACGACTGGATCAGCGACGAGCATTTCAGCGTAGACGGCACGTTGATCGAGGCGTGGGCGAGCATGAAGAGCTTCCGCCCGAAGGATGAAAAGGACGACGAGGGACGCGGCTGCGGTGGCGGCTTTGCGGACTTCAAGGGCGAAAAACGCTCGAACCAGACCCACGAATCGAAGAGCGATCAGGAGGCGAAGCTGCTCAAGAAGAGCGCCGGCAGCGCCGCCAAACTCTGCTTTGGCGCGCATGCGGTGATGGAAAACCGTCACGGGCTCTGCGTGCTCTTCGACGTGCGCTCTGCGGTCGGCAAAGGCTGCACGGAGCACGAAGTCGCGCTGGAGCAACTCGACGAGCTGACGATGCGTGGCTTCGACCCGCGCACCGTCGGGGCGGACCGCGGCTACCATAACCAGCAGTTTGTGCGCGCCTGCCGCGAGCGCGAGATCGCCCCGCACGTGGCGCAGGTCAAGGGCCGCAGGACCTCGGGGCTCGACGGGCGCACCACCCGCCACGCCGGCTACCGCGTCAGCCAACGCATCCGCAAGCGCATCGAAAACCTCTTCGGCTGGATCAAGACAACCGGTGCCTTCCGCAAAACCCGCTACCGCGGCGTCGAACGCACCCACTTCCAGGCCCAACTCGTCGCCGTCACTTGCAACCTCGTGCGCATGGCCAAACTCCTCACCGACTCCACCAGCGATCCGCCCAGATCCACGCTGGCGGCAGGCTAA
- a CDS encoding restriction endonuclease subunit S has translation MNPEVFLKNFGHVVNAPGGSVKLRDMVYFLAITGRLSQQVLEDGTGEDLLKEIEAEKKWRIENKSFKRSPKLEKCNALYAENLPEIPASWCWSRLVDLGEISPKNEADYTQEASFLPMASISERHGADVIPENRTWGQIAKGYTHFKNQDVVVAKITPCFENGKAAVIRGLPSRIGAGTTELHVVRLLPRIEPSFVYIFLKSPYFRTFGESKMTGTAGQKRLPTEYFATRPFPLPPLAEQKRIVAKVDALMALCDRLEAQQQKRTELRPKLVVATHIRFTETPTPESLRACFAEPGHANPKELRKTILSLAVQGKLVEQDGREGTGAQLLGEIAKVRKELLESGYPNSNESEVQARKQKKQMLPQALPTLPGGWSWATLMQCCLIVVDCHNKTAPYTKEGIILLRTTNIRNGELNDKERKYISKETYLKWAARCPPEPGDILITREAPMGEACIIPEGMKVCMGQRMMLARVVPNTILRTYLLICLTAPDMMDRVQDKPIGALVEHLRVGGVETMLIPVPPLAEQRRIVAKVDELMALVDKLEQQQSRREALAAAYAQSAVSALTGTEFKPKAEKMKAPKTELISMVCLRANPDDKEAAPLASLLATNNDKLEAKTLWQRSGLAIEDFYQQLKKEIAAGYIQQPEEASFRELEESKTGANRNRIH, from the coding sequence ATGAATCCCGAAGTGTTTTTGAAAAACTTCGGCCATGTGGTGAATGCGCCGGGCGGGAGCGTCAAGTTGCGGGATATGGTCTACTTCCTCGCTATTACCGGGCGCTTGTCCCAACAGGTTTTAGAAGACGGAACTGGAGAAGACCTACTAAAAGAAATCGAAGCGGAAAAGAAGTGGCGTATTGAAAATAAGTCATTCAAGCGCTCGCCAAAGCTCGAAAAGTGTAATGCTCTTTATGCAGAGAATCTGCCAGAAATCCCGGCGTCTTGGTGCTGGTCACGACTCGTCGACTTGGGAGAGATCAGTCCAAAAAATGAAGCCGACTATACTCAAGAGGCCTCTTTCCTCCCCATGGCATCTATATCGGAAAGGCACGGGGCCGATGTAATTCCAGAAAACAGAACTTGGGGGCAAATCGCTAAAGGCTACACCCACTTTAAAAACCAGGATGTGGTCGTGGCGAAGATCACCCCTTGCTTTGAGAATGGGAAGGCAGCAGTTATCCGAGGTTTGCCTTCCAGAATCGGTGCTGGTACTACGGAGCTACATGTTGTTCGCCTCTTACCCAGAATCGAACCCAGTTTCGTCTACATTTTCCTAAAGTCACCTTATTTCAGAACCTTCGGCGAATCTAAGATGACCGGAACGGCAGGGCAAAAGCGATTGCCGACCGAGTATTTTGCGACGCGCCCGTTCCCCCTTCCGCCCCTGGCCGAGCAAAAGCGGATTGTGGCGAAGGTGGATGCCTTGATGGCCTTGTGTGACCGGCTAGAAGCGCAGCAACAGAAGCGCACCGAGCTGCGGCCCAAGTTAGTGGTAGCCACACACATCCGCTTCACCGAAACCCCCACCCCCGAATCCCTCCGCGCCTGTTTCGCAGAACCCGGCCACGCCAACCCCAAAGAACTCCGCAAAACCATCCTCTCGCTGGCCGTGCAAGGGAAGCTAGTGGAGCAGGATGGGCGGGAGGGAACGGGTGCCCAGCTCTTGGGTGAAATAGCAAAAGTCCGCAAGGAACTGCTCGAGTCGGGTTATCCGAATAGCAATGAGTCGGAGGTTCAAGCGAGAAAGCAAAAAAAACAAATGCTTCCGCAAGCCTTGCCCACCCTCCCAGGAGGTTGGAGCTGGGCGACATTAATGCAATGCTGTTTAATAGTCGTGGACTGCCATAACAAAACAGCTCCCTATACGAAAGAAGGAATCATTCTTTTGAGGACCACGAATATCAGGAATGGAGAGCTCAACGATAAGGAGCGAAAATACATCAGCAAAGAAACCTACCTAAAGTGGGCAGCTCGTTGCCCACCAGAGCCTGGAGATATTCTAATTACCCGAGAAGCTCCGATGGGTGAAGCATGTATTATCCCAGAAGGAATGAAGGTGTGCATGGGACAACGTATGATGCTAGCTCGAGTCGTCCCAAATACCATTCTAAGAACGTATCTTCTCATATGCCTAACGGCCCCTGATATGATGGACAGAGTGCAAGACAAGCCCATTGGAGCACTTGTGGAGCATTTGAGGGTGGGAGGAGTGGAAACCATGCTAATTCCCGTCCCACCCCTCGCCGAACAGCGCCGCATCGTCGCCAAAGTGGATGAGCTGATGGCCCTCGTCGACAAGCTGGAGCAGCAGCAGAGCCGCCGCGAGGCGCTGGCCGCCGCCTATGCCCAGAGCGCCGTCAGCGCCCTGACGGGAACCGAATTCAAACCGAAAGCTGAAAAGATGAAAGCACCCAAGACCGAACTGATTTCGATGGTCTGCCTCCGTGCCAACCCGGATGACAAGGAGGCCGCCCCGCTCGCCAGCCTGCTGGCCACCAACAATGACAAACTGGAAGCCAAGACCCTTTGGCAACGCTCCGGCCTCGCTATCGAAGATTTCTACCAGCAGCTCAAAAAGGAGATCGCCGCAGGCTACATCCAACAGCCGGAGGAAGCGTCATTTCGGGAACTAGAAGAGAGCAAGACCGGCGCGAATCGCAATCGTATCCATTAA
- a CDS encoding AAA family ATPase, translating to MHLERLTIKDWRNLRDFEIDFTRTLLDDSGKPECESDGQPIELKSYAVIGQNGSGKSNLIEAIVTIFRDLDLKEKTGFDYELTYRVRGHRVEIKATGDKREAWITDKDSDQCKKRALSFLSNNARTYLPSHVFAYYSGRSNRIEALFQRHQQRFYKALTDGDDELLRRLFYCRTVHSQFVLLAYLLNEGKGGSEEASQTAAILDKLGIDDLDSVLFVLKRPYWNRNDDLSEQRLIEGDPRFWYSVGVVQEFLDKLWKVAIAPIDHTDKNRTIDFRGRTEDQDLLYMFVPDKEALQKLASEVGEPSRFFKYLESTYISDLIDEVRINVKHRDVEGNITFGQLSEGEQQLLTVLGLMRFTKEDQSLFLLDEPDTHLNPLWKFRFFDEIEETVSLQKDTLMGDSQLLVTTHDPIMIGSLRKEQVRILRKTPQGRIEVREPDIDPRGMGFAGLLKSELFGLRSTVDSETLKRLDRRNYLFAKGNERTHEENEEMARLSDELAELGFAKDFKDPYYAKFVEKMALHTKFHKSVLTPEEQAEQDRVADEIISQILAEEEAQ from the coding sequence ATGCACCTCGAACGCCTCACCATCAAAGACTGGCGCAACCTGCGCGACTTCGAGATTGATTTCACCCGGACGCTGCTCGACGACTCGGGCAAGCCCGAATGCGAAAGCGACGGCCAGCCAATCGAATTGAAGAGCTACGCCGTGATCGGGCAAAACGGTTCCGGCAAGTCGAACCTGATCGAGGCCATCGTCACTATCTTCCGCGACCTCGATCTGAAAGAGAAAACGGGGTTCGATTACGAGCTGACGTATCGGGTGCGCGGGCACCGCGTCGAGATCAAGGCCACCGGAGACAAACGGGAGGCCTGGATTACGGACAAGGACAGCGACCAATGCAAGAAACGGGCCCTCTCGTTTCTGTCGAACAACGCCCGGACCTACTTGCCGTCGCACGTCTTCGCCTACTACTCTGGACGTAGCAACCGGATCGAGGCCCTCTTCCAGCGTCACCAGCAACGCTTCTATAAGGCATTGACTGATGGAGACGACGAGTTGCTCCGGCGTCTCTTCTACTGCCGCACGGTGCACAGCCAGTTTGTTCTGCTCGCCTATCTCCTGAATGAAGGCAAGGGCGGTAGCGAAGAAGCCAGCCAGACTGCTGCCATCCTAGACAAGCTTGGCATCGATGACCTGGATTCAGTCCTGTTCGTCCTCAAGCGCCCTTATTGGAACCGCAATGACGATCTGAGCGAACAACGACTGATCGAAGGAGATCCCCGATTCTGGTATTCCGTCGGAGTTGTGCAGGAGTTTTTGGACAAGCTCTGGAAGGTTGCCATCGCCCCCATCGATCACACCGACAAGAACCGGACCATTGATTTTCGCGGACGCACCGAAGACCAGGACCTGCTTTACATGTTTGTTCCGGACAAGGAAGCCTTGCAGAAACTGGCTAGCGAAGTCGGCGAACCTTCGCGTTTCTTCAAATATCTGGAGAGCACCTATATATCCGACCTGATCGACGAAGTGCGCATCAACGTGAAACACCGCGACGTGGAGGGAAACATCACCTTTGGTCAGCTCTCGGAGGGCGAACAACAGCTCCTCACGGTGCTTGGTCTGATGCGTTTTACCAAAGAAGATCAGTCACTCTTTCTGCTAGACGAGCCCGACACGCACCTGAATCCACTCTGGAAATTCCGTTTCTTTGATGAAATCGAGGAAACGGTGAGCCTGCAGAAGGACACGCTGATGGGCGACTCGCAGCTCCTCGTCACCACTCACGATCCCATCATGATCGGAAGCCTGCGCAAAGAGCAGGTTCGCATTCTCCGCAAGACGCCCCAGGGACGCATCGAAGTCCGCGAGCCGGACATCGACCCTCGCGGAATGGGATTCGCCGGGCTCCTCAAGAGCGAACTTTTTGGACTCCGCTCGACGGTGGACAGCGAAACGCTCAAGCGTTTGGACCGTCGAAACTACCTTTTTGCGAAGGGAAATGAGCGCACGCACGAGGAAAATGAAGAGATGGCTCGGTTGAGCGATGAACTCGCCGAGTTGGGTTTCGCGAAAGATTTCAAAGATCCCTACTACGCGAAATTTGTCGAGAAAATGGCACTACACACCAAGTTCCACAAATCCGTGCTGACGCCCGAAGAACAGGCGGAACAGGATCGGGTTGCCGACGAAATCATCAGTCAAATCCTTGCCGAGGAGGAAGCTCAATGA
- a CDS encoding class I SAM-dependent DNA methyltransferase, translated as MNLSATIKSIQDIMRKDDGVDGDAQRIGQLAWMLFLKVFDQCEESWEDDYADRGEVYASPIPEECRWRNWAKYKDGKPQISPNELAAYVNNTVFPRLKEINVDGNAVAKVVHEVFADANNYMKSGTLLLGVIEKLDEVIQWHESDTRAQLGQAYEKILKDLRSAGNAGEFYTPRAVTEFMVRMVNPRLDLRETVLDPACGTGGFLTATIDHLKQQLTEKSSTDDRGAIDQCIRGIEKKQLPHLLCTTNILLHGIEVPSMIEHRNTLANGWNEWSPSERVDCVITNPPFGGMEGEGVGSDFPSDVQTRETADMFLVLIVNKLLKDGGRGAVVLPDGTLFGEGVKAKVKRMLLEKCSLHTVIRLPNGVFNPYTGIKTNLLFFTKGQPTETIWYYEHRYPEGVKSYSKTKPLRIEELEPIVKWWGSEADGFASRVETEQAWKVDFKALKAEAEAKAQPHWTKAEQLGTEANRVNEQLKVQKLELRRATKPSKKAALEDTVAESEAKLEALRQQAKDAQTAGDRLYLPIFNLDLKNPRAPEEESRDPNQLLKKLQKLNEDIAATEQQLHDELAAALAHHFKGDVSA; from the coding sequence ATGAATTTGTCTGCTACGATTAAATCCATCCAGGACATTATGCGCAAGGATGACGGCGTCGATGGAGACGCTCAGCGCATCGGTCAGCTTGCCTGGATGCTTTTCCTAAAAGTTTTCGACCAGTGTGAAGAGTCATGGGAGGATGATTACGCCGACCGGGGCGAAGTCTATGCCTCGCCCATCCCCGAAGAATGTCGCTGGCGTAATTGGGCCAAATACAAGGATGGCAAGCCCCAGATTTCACCCAACGAGCTGGCTGCCTACGTCAATAACACCGTCTTTCCCCGCCTGAAGGAGATCAACGTCGATGGCAACGCCGTCGCGAAAGTCGTGCATGAGGTCTTTGCGGATGCCAACAACTACATGAAATCCGGCACGCTCCTGCTGGGTGTGATAGAGAAACTCGACGAGGTCATCCAATGGCACGAGTCAGATACGCGTGCTCAGCTTGGGCAGGCTTATGAAAAAATTCTGAAAGATCTGCGCAGCGCGGGTAATGCGGGCGAATTCTACACCCCACGAGCTGTCACCGAATTCATGGTGCGTATGGTCAACCCCCGGCTCGACTTGCGGGAAACCGTGCTGGACCCTGCCTGCGGCACAGGTGGCTTTCTTACTGCAACTATCGATCATCTAAAGCAACAGCTGACGGAAAAATCCTCTACCGATGATCGTGGCGCAATTGACCAGTGCATTCGGGGGATTGAGAAGAAGCAGCTGCCCCACTTGCTCTGCACAACGAACATCCTCCTGCATGGCATTGAGGTGCCGAGCATGATCGAGCACCGCAACACCCTGGCCAACGGCTGGAATGAGTGGTCGCCCAGTGAGCGGGTAGACTGTGTCATCACCAATCCACCCTTCGGTGGGATGGAAGGCGAGGGCGTGGGCAGCGATTTTCCCTCGGATGTGCAGACGCGAGAAACGGCGGATATGTTTCTCGTCCTCATCGTTAATAAGCTGCTCAAGGACGGCGGACGCGGCGCGGTCGTGTTGCCCGATGGCACGCTCTTTGGCGAAGGCGTTAAGGCAAAGGTCAAACGCATGCTGCTGGAGAAGTGCAGCCTCCATACTGTTATTCGCCTGCCCAACGGCGTCTTCAACCCCTACACAGGCATCAAGACCAATCTGCTCTTCTTTACTAAGGGGCAGCCGACGGAGACGATCTGGTATTACGAGCACCGCTACCCAGAAGGCGTCAAGAGTTACTCGAAAACCAAGCCATTGCGGATCGAGGAGCTGGAGCCTATCGTGAAATGGTGGGGTAGCGAGGCCGATGGCTTTGCCAGCCGGGTAGAAACGGAGCAGGCTTGGAAGGTCGATTTCAAGGCGCTCAAAGCGGAGGCAGAGGCCAAGGCACAGCCACATTGGACAAAGGCCGAACAGCTGGGCACAGAGGCTAATCGCGTGAACGAGCAGCTAAAGGTGCAAAAACTCGAACTACGCCGGGCAACCAAACCTTCAAAAAAAGCAGCCCTAGAGGATACCGTCGCCGAGTCCGAAGCGAAGCTCGAGGCACTACGCCAGCAGGCTAAGGATGCCCAGACCGCCGGAGACCGCCTCTACTTGCCTATCTTCAATCTGGACCTGAAGAACCCCCGCGCCCCTGAAGAAGAATCACGCGATCCGAACCAGCTACTGAAGAAACTCCAGAAGCTCAATGAGGACATCGCTGCGACAGAGCAGCAGCTCCACGACGAACTGGCTGCCGCGTTGGCTCATCACTTCAAAGGGGATGTCTCCGCATGA